The following is a genomic window from Halichoerus grypus chromosome 5, mHalGry1.hap1.1, whole genome shotgun sequence.
AACGTGCCCATCAAGAAATTGTAGAAAATCCACTGTCATATCATAATTCCAAGTTCTTTCAGTGTTAAGGCTCTTATTCCCAAATTTTGGGgattataaattagaaaaagcaaTCCTAAATCTCTCTGTGGTGATGGGACAAGAATTCAATACCACTATGCAAACTTTGAAAATACTCCAATCAGAAGTTAAGAGCTTAGCCTCTGTGGTACTCCAAAATCATCATGCTCCAGATCCACTGAGTGCCTCTGCAATCATTGGTGAAAAGTTTTGCTTCTATGTAAACCAAATGGGACAAATAATATCTAACATGAATCagttaaaagaaagaattaacaTTTTTCATTAGATAAATGAAGCACAGACTTTCTATTAGACCAATCTATTTCCGGGTTTAGGGAATTCGGTTTAATGGGATGTGGGGAAGTGTGCTCCATTTGTTCTTTTCTGCTTATTCATCCTCATTCTAGTCTGTGGcctttctcttctttggagaTCTCTTAATCTTTGCAGATCGGTTTCTTCCTCCTCAGTCACCAGCTCAGCTTTAATATGAGAAACTTGCAGAGAAACATCCAGAGGATGGAACTGTAGGGGCCCAGGGTAGGCTACCCCCAAATATACCACAATGGTAGATTGATTACTTCAAATTAAAGCTACTTAAATAACAGCCTGTGCTAGAAGGACACTCAGACTCTCCTCcatccccctgaaagcaggaaataattcTCCATGTGAAAAGTACCCTCCCTGTAGCAGGAGGTAAAGAGACACCCTTATCACCAGAGGTGGGAAATTTAGAGCAGAGAAGTCTGTCTAAACAACtcttgttactttttactaatttaccaCCCCTGCCCAAACTCTGCTTAGAATCCCTTACTAATTGAAGCTCCTAAagttgttttctttgtcttgttaaTGCCTGTCTAAAATGAGTAAAAACTGCCTGCATTGGTCACTTCTTTGGGCCTCGGTGTCATTCCTGGGCCTCCGTGCACATGTAATAAAACTTTgactttttctcctgttaatctgtctcgtGTTGATTTAATTCTAGGTCCAGCTGGAAGAACTTCTACTCTTGAAgggtagaaaataatttttccagcCCATCAAAAACAAGCAGTGCTACATCAGGGCCCAGATGACAAGGGgagactgagctgagatcagacATGCTCATCTTTCCCAGTACATTTACAAGCAAGGGAAAAGCAGGCTAGAACAAGATGGTGAGcagattattttattgttttgcttcaGGTAGGGGACTGCCAAGGAAATTATCTGTGGAATGGCATAGGAATTACTATCTGGGGTTCCCAGGGCAGGCTGCAAACATGGGATCAGAATTCAGAAGATGAGTTTTTAAGAGAGGACACAGATATCTGGATTTCAGGTAAGAAGGATCCTCAAGAACAGAGTTTGAAGTCTTCACTAAAATGTCTCAGCAGCACAGGTAGAGCAACGGAAGATGACCTTGCCCCTTTCTGCCTCTATTTCTGCACTCCTTGGCTCAGGGTCCACTTCAGCAGCAGCCTCCAGACGACTGACCGCTGCCCCCTCCACAGCAGCTGGAGCCCCCCGAGGGCTGGCTGCAGCAGCCAGGGCTCTGGTGTCTGTGACGGTGGCAACTGCGTCGCCTGTGGTGGCTCAGGCAGCAGCCGCCGCCCCCAGAGCTGCAGCAGCTGCCGCCCCCAGAGCTGCAGCAGCCGCCGCCCCCAGAGCTGGAGCCGCAGCAGGGAGAGACTGGGGGGCACTTGGGGGGGCAGCttggggggcacttggggggGCACTTTGGGGGGCACTTGGGCGCAGGACACTTGGGAGGGGGCTGGCACTGCTGCTGGTTCTGCTGGCAGGACATCTCGGCTGGCGGGgtcaggagctgagggagagtcACACAGCGAGTCAGACCTAGGACACACAgagccctcctgccccttcctgttCTTAGCATCACTTCTAGCACCCTTATTGTGAAAGTCTTGAAATCAGACATAGGAAAATCATTTCTGACAATTTTATCACTCTTACTGGTGTACCATGTGCCTTGTTTCACAGAGTCACGTTTCAGTCCCATTTGGAATGTTGTCAACAATATCATGCCCAAATATGTAGAGAAAATTGATGCTTATTAACATTTCCTTAGTGTCAGAGAAAAGACCAGAAAATAAATTGGCTCCAGGCCAGCTTTCATTTTCTCACATCACTAAGAATCTTGCAGATATCTAGTGTAGAGACCATTTTAGCACTGAATGCCTCttaaaggaaaaggcaaaagcaTTCTCTCTTGGAAGGATTTCTGATATGTTTTGGTTTTGCAGAATATAGAAAATCATAACTGCAAAGGCCTTGGAGTCAATTTGTCCCAACCAATtcaatttataaatgaagaaactggaaggaaaaaaggcaaattcaCTGGCCCAGTGCTAGTCACTAGTTTGTCTCAGTTCTGTTCCCAGACTCCCTGACTCCTAACCCAGGGCTCTAATGCACATAGTCCTTCTCCTAAGGACTGCTTCCCAGGCAAACCCCAGGGTTTCTCAGCTCCAGTGTGCCCCCGGTTCCCACTATGGACCTTCTTGTTGGAGTCTAAACAGATCCACAGGTGtctctgattctctcttctgttaaGTACCAACATCCTCAACACACTGTCTCTGCAACTGGGTCTGGCTGTATTTCCAAAACTATATTCCCACTATGCAACCACTCCAGCATAATCTAGCCATCAGTGTTTTCATTCACTAAAACAAGAGAAACATACCCAGCAACTGCGAACAATCTGCTGTTTCCAAAACTCTAACATACAGCACACAAATCTCTTCCTAGTTGCTCTGGGTCTCTCTCACCCATCCCACCCTGGCCCTCCTGATTCAGATTTTCTTGGTCCTCATCCTTCCAACCACAGCCCAAGGCCTTGTCTGCCCCCTGCTCTGGTCTGAGCTCCCTCTATGGAAGACTCTGCTCTCAGTCCCAGGGGGCACTTACTGGTGCACAAGCAGCACTGGATCCGTCAACACCTCAGGAGAGGAGTGCTTGGAAGGGCTCTGGCCCCAAGGCCCTTTATCCTGGCCTTGGGCTCTGCCTCCAGCCTGTGAGACAGGGCCCCAGTATGACAtgacccacctcctgccaccACATGGTCCTGTGACAGGTAATGACTGGcagctcctccctgcctccatctAGAGACCTCAAGGCATCTCCTCCCAGCTAGGAAAGTACCTGCTTACAATGAGGACTGTGGTAGGTCAAAATGAACATCCCCATTCCTGGAGTcctctgttgtattttttttctatggaAGGCGTCTTTTTTTCTATGGAAGGCCTTCTAGTCAC
Proteins encoded in this region:
- the LOC118526148 gene encoding uncharacterized protein LOC118526148, whose translation is MSCQQNQQQCQPPPKCPAPKCPPKCPPKCPPSCPPKCPPVSPCCGSSSGGGGCCSSGGGSCCSSGGGGCCLSHHRRRSCHRHRHQSPGCCSQPSGGSSCCGGGSGQSSGGCC